The [Clostridium] colinum genome includes the window AGCCGAACATTTAGGAATATATCCTATAATTGTAAGTGGAGATAGAGATTTACTACAAATAGCTACAGATAATATAAAAATAAAAATTCCCAAAACAAAAGCAGGCAAAACAGAAATAGAAGATTATTTTGCAAAAGATGTAATAGAAAAATATAGTGTAACACCACAAGAATTTATAGAAGTAAAAGCACTTATGGGAGATACTTCAGATAATGTGCCAGGGGTGCCTTCTATTGGTGAAAAAACTGCTATAAAAATCATTACTGAATATAAAACAGTTGAAAATGCGATAGAAAATGCACCAAATATTAAGCCTAAAAAAGCAGGAGAAAATATTTTACAATATAAAGAACAAGCCTTATTAAGTAAATATTTAGTTACAATAGATACAGAAGTTCCTATTGAATTTTTATTAAAAAAGACAGAAGATATTTTTAACCAAGAATTTTTTAAACAATGTGAAAAATATGAGTTAAAGACTATTTTATTAAAATTTAAACAAAGTTCTAAACAAGAAGAAGTATTAGAGTTTAAATTGATAGAAAATATAGATAAGGCTAAGGAATATTTTAATGGTCTAAACAAAGATGAAGAAATAGCTTATAAAATAATTTATGATAACAATATATTTGTTGGTATAAGCTTTACAACTAAAAATGATGTAGGTACTTTTATAAAAGTTTCAAATGATATAGAAAAAAATGAAATTTTAAATATATATAAAACATTTTTTGAAGAAGATTATAAAAAAATAACAATAGATGCTAAAACGGATATTATATTTTTAAATAAAAACAATATAAAATTAAATAATTTAATATTTGATGCTATGATAGGTGCTTATATTTTAAACCCTAGTAAAAATAAATATGAATATAATCACATAGCAGAGGAATTTTTAAACAAAAATTATGATGATAAAGACGAACTTTTAGGTACTAGAAAATCTAAAAAATTTATATATGATATAGATGAAAAAGATTGGTTTAATTATTGTGTAAGACAAAGCTATGTAGCTTATGAAACAAAGCCTATAATAAGCAAAAAAATAGAAGAAAATAACCAACAAGAGCTTTTTTATAATATAGAAATGCCTCTTATTGAAGTTTTGGCAAGTATGGAACTTTATGGAATAAAAGTATCTAAACAAGAGCTTATACAATACCAACAAGAGCTTAATGAAGAAATAGAAAAACTTACAAAAGAAATATACTGGTTAGCAGGTGAAGAATTTAATATAAATTCATCAAAACAGCTAGGAGAAATAATTTTTGATAAATTTAACTTAAAAGGTGGAAAAAAAACAATAAGAGGTTGGTCTACATCAGCAGATGTGTTAGAAAAAATATATGACCAACACGAAATAATACCTAAAATATTAGTATATAGAACATATGCAAAGCTTAAAAGCACATACGCAGATGGGTTATTAAATGTATTAGATGAAAAAACAAGCAGAATATATTCAAACTTTAATCAAACTGCAACGGCAACAGGTAGAATAAGTAGCACCGAACCTAATTTACAAAATATACCTATAAGAATAGAGCTTGGACATAAAGTTAGAAAAGTGTTTAAACCAGAAGAAGAGCATATATTTATAGATGCAGACTATTCTCAAATAGAGCTTAGAGTTTTAGCACATTTATCTCAAGATGAGCATCTTATAAAAGCCTTTAACGAAGGGCAAGATATTCATAAAATAACAGCTTCTAAAGTATTTAATAAACCATTAGAAGAGATTACAAGCTTTGAAAGAGGAGCGGCTAAAGCTATAAATTTTGGTCTTATATATGGTAAACAAGCTTTTTCTTTATCTCAAGACTTAGGAATAACAAAAAGTAAAGCAGAAGAATATATAAATGATTATTTTGATAAATATCCTAAAATAAAACAATTTTTAGATAGAACAGTAGAAGAAACAAAAGAGACAGGATATACTAAAACAATGTTTAACAGAATAAGATATGTACCAGAGATAAATTCTTCAAATTTTGTTCAAAGAGGTGTTGGTCAAAGAATAGCTATGAACACACCTATACAAGGTACGGCGGCAGATATTATAAAAATAGCAATGGTAAAAGTATATAACCGTATAAAGAAAGAAGGTCTAAAATCTAGATTAATTTTACAAGTACATGATGAGCTTTTAATAGAAACATATAAAGGTGAAGAAAGTATTATAAAAACTATATTAAAAGATGAAATGGAAAATGCTATAAATTTCTCTGTAAAACTTCTTATAGATATAAATGAGGGTGAAAACTGGTATGACACAAAATAGACCAAGGATAATAGGACTAACAGGAGGAACAGGCTGTGGCAAAACAACAGTCTGTTCTATCTTAACAAAATATAATGCTTATATTATAGATGCAGATAAAATAGCTCATAGTGTTATTGAAAAAGGAAAAGAAGCTTATTTTGAAATAATAGATTATTTTGGAAATAGCATTTTAGATGAAGATAACCAAATAATAAGAAAAAAACTAGGCGAGATAGTTTTTAGTGAAAAAGAAAAGCTTAAATATTTAAACAATATAACACATAAATATATTATTAAAGAAATAACAAATATTATAAACATAAAAAAAAATGATAAAAAATATAATTATATAGTTATAGATGCACCTCTTTTGATAGAAACAAACTTACATAAAATAGTAGATAGTGTATGGATTGTTCACTGTTCTTTAGAAACTAGAATAAAAAGGCTAAAAAAAAGAGACAATTTACCAGTAGATATTTTATCAAAAAGGATAAATAGCCAAACTAGTTTTGATGAAAATAAAAAATTTGCTAATTTTATTATATTTAATGAAGAAGGGGCTAACCTTGAACAGATTATAAAACAACAATTAAAAAAGGAAATTTGACAATGGTTTATTTTTTAGATGGTAAAAAGATAACA containing:
- the polA gene encoding DNA polymerase I, with product MEKLMLIDGHSIMNRAFYAIPILTNKEGQYTNAIYGFLNILFKLIEEEQPTYIGVSFDLPKPTFRHLKYSEYKGNRKKTPEELRSQIPLIKEILKAMNVVIYEKEGYEADDVLATVAKKAEHLGIYPIIVSGDRDLLQIATDNIKIKIPKTKAGKTEIEDYFAKDVIEKYSVTPQEFIEVKALMGDTSDNVPGVPSIGEKTAIKIITEYKTVENAIENAPNIKPKKAGENILQYKEQALLSKYLVTIDTEVPIEFLLKKTEDIFNQEFFKQCEKYELKTILLKFKQSSKQEEVLEFKLIENIDKAKEYFNGLNKDEEIAYKIIYDNNIFVGISFTTKNDVGTFIKVSNDIEKNEILNIYKTFFEEDYKKITIDAKTDIIFLNKNNIKLNNLIFDAMIGAYILNPSKNKYEYNHIAEEFLNKNYDDKDELLGTRKSKKFIYDIDEKDWFNYCVRQSYVAYETKPIISKKIEENNQQELFYNIEMPLIEVLASMELYGIKVSKQELIQYQQELNEEIEKLTKEIYWLAGEEFNINSSKQLGEIIFDKFNLKGGKKTIRGWSTSADVLEKIYDQHEIIPKILVYRTYAKLKSTYADGLLNVLDEKTSRIYSNFNQTATATGRISSTEPNLQNIPIRIELGHKVRKVFKPEEEHIFIDADYSQIELRVLAHLSQDEHLIKAFNEGQDIHKITASKVFNKPLEEITSFERGAAKAINFGLIYGKQAFSLSQDLGITKSKAEEYINDYFDKYPKIKQFLDRTVEETKETGYTKTMFNRIRYVPEINSSNFVQRGVGQRIAMNTPIQGTAADIIKIAMVKVYNRIKKEGLKSRLILQVHDELLIETYKGEESIIKTILKDEMENAINFSVKLLIDINEGENWYDTK
- the coaE gene encoding dephospho-CoA kinase (Dephospho-CoA kinase (CoaE) performs the final step in coenzyme A biosynthesis.) → MTQNRPRIIGLTGGTGCGKTTVCSILTKYNAYIIDADKIAHSVIEKGKEAYFEIIDYFGNSILDEDNQIIRKKLGEIVFSEKEKLKYLNNITHKYIIKEITNIINIKKNDKKYNYIVIDAPLLIETNLHKIVDSVWIVHCSLETRIKRLKKRDNLPVDILSKRINSQTSFDENKKFANFIIFNEEGANLEQIIKQQLKKEI